The following coding sequences lie in one Dunckerocampus dactyliophorus isolate RoL2022-P2 chromosome 4, RoL_Ddac_1.1, whole genome shotgun sequence genomic window:
- the si:dkey-245n4.2 gene encoding uncharacterized protein si:dkey-245n4.2 isoform X1: MSPRVSGRNVIPPQHHPPPCFHSSTHCSNECKRGGRLREVHFPASCTCSEWPTVPIAAMGRKIKSVYLLPLLIFTEVSALKIRNKLLGTCLQVQDGTPGGRVSLGECNPQSALQEWLWLSGSQALSNHFTGECLTAPEEQFEGVHMQPCNVEGQVEEAGTELDNDAGSQKWSCTKKGHLTLLGRGLHLSATQESTLLFLSREHKQQGSRWRTLDDQTLCDGRDSNHHHHNQHHHSLGKSMEHAILPITDMDRQAADVTFSNGITEGFSVRNVSDVLFLSTKSPADPTMVFFSMDYGMGWKITMLVLSSLALVLGTVILILNVYSNRRKKVVCVLKSYTPRPEAGVPGSPVPNERAPLTEHAMCLPLSSPTLQRGEILIEWKDGTVTPLYEA, translated from the exons ATGTCCCCTAGAGTTTCGGGAAGGAATGTAatcccaccccagcaccacccCCCACCCTGCTTCCATTCATCCACTCACTGCAGTAATGAATGCAAGAGAGGAGGGAGGCTGCGTGAAGTCCACTTTCCAGCTAGTTGCACTTGTTCTGAGTGGCCCACTGTACCCATCGCCGCCATGGGGCGAAAGATCAAGTCTGTTTACCTCCTTCCTCTCCTCATTTTTACTG AAGTGTCTGCTTTGAAGATACGGAACAAGCTGCTGGGAACATGCTTGCAGGTACAAGATGGTACTCCAGGGGGGAGAGTGTCACTCGGGGAATGCAACCCGCAGTCGGCGTTACAAGAATGGCTCTGGCTGTCTGGCAGCCAGGCTCTCAGCAACCATTTCACCGGGGAGTGTCTGACTGCACCGGAAGAGCAGTTTGAGGGTGTTCACATGCAGCCCTGCAACGTTGAAGGCCAAGTTGAAGAAGCTGGCACAGAGTTGGACAATGATGCAGGCAGCCAGAAATGGTCTTGTACCAAGAAAGGCCACTTGACTTTGCTGGGGAGGGGGCTGCACTTGAGTGCCACACAAGAATCTACTTTACTGTTCTTATCGAGGGAACATAAACAG CAGGGCAGTCGGTGGAGGACGCTGGACGACCAAACACTGTGTGATGGCAGAGACAGCAACCATCACCACCACAACCAGCATCACCACTCTCTGGGAAAGTCAATGGAACACGCCATTTTACCAATCACTGATATGGACAGACAAGCAG CTGATGTTACATTTAGTAATGGCATCACAGAAGGATTTTCTGTCAGAAACGTGTCTGATGTTTTATTCCTGAGCACCAAATCCCCTGCGGATCCAACCATGGTTTTCTTCAGCATGGACTACG GCATGGGCTGGAAAATAACCATGTTGGTTTTAAGCTCTTTGGCTCTCGTCCTGGGAACGGTGATCCTTATTCTCAATGTTTATTCCAATAG GAGGAAGAAGGTGGTGTGTGTTCTGAAGTCGTACACTCCAAGGCCAGAGGCTGGTGTTCCAGGGTCCCCGGTGCCCAATGAGAGAGCTCCCCTAACAGAGCATGCCATGTGCCTCCCGCTCTCCTCCCCTACTTTACAACGAGGAGAAATCCTGATTGAGTGGAAAGATGGCACCGTCACGCCACTCTATGAGGCCTGA
- the si:dkey-245n4.2 gene encoding uncharacterized protein si:dkey-245n4.2 isoform X2, with product MSPRVSGRNVIPPQHHPPPCFHSSTHCSNECKRGGRLREVHFPASCTCSEWPTVPIAAMGRKIKSVYLLPLLIFTEVSALKIRNKLLGTCLQVQDGTPGGRVSLGECNPQSALQEWLWLSGSQALSNHFTGECLTAPEEQFEGVHMQPCNVEGQVEEAGTELDNDAGSQKWSCTKKGHLTLLGRGLHLSATQESTLLFLSREHKQGSRWRTLDDQTLCDGRDSNHHHHNQHHHSLGKSMEHAILPITDMDRQAADVTFSNGITEGFSVRNVSDVLFLSTKSPADPTMVFFSMDYGMGWKITMLVLSSLALVLGTVILILNVYSNRRKKVVCVLKSYTPRPEAGVPGSPVPNERAPLTEHAMCLPLSSPTLQRGEILIEWKDGTVTPLYEA from the exons ATGTCCCCTAGAGTTTCGGGAAGGAATGTAatcccaccccagcaccacccCCCACCCTGCTTCCATTCATCCACTCACTGCAGTAATGAATGCAAGAGAGGAGGGAGGCTGCGTGAAGTCCACTTTCCAGCTAGTTGCACTTGTTCTGAGTGGCCCACTGTACCCATCGCCGCCATGGGGCGAAAGATCAAGTCTGTTTACCTCCTTCCTCTCCTCATTTTTACTG AAGTGTCTGCTTTGAAGATACGGAACAAGCTGCTGGGAACATGCTTGCAGGTACAAGATGGTACTCCAGGGGGGAGAGTGTCACTCGGGGAATGCAACCCGCAGTCGGCGTTACAAGAATGGCTCTGGCTGTCTGGCAGCCAGGCTCTCAGCAACCATTTCACCGGGGAGTGTCTGACTGCACCGGAAGAGCAGTTTGAGGGTGTTCACATGCAGCCCTGCAACGTTGAAGGCCAAGTTGAAGAAGCTGGCACAGAGTTGGACAATGATGCAGGCAGCCAGAAATGGTCTTGTACCAAGAAAGGCCACTTGACTTTGCTGGGGAGGGGGCTGCACTTGAGTGCCACACAAGAATCTACTTTACTGTTCTTATCGAGGGAACATAAACAG GGCAGTCGGTGGAGGACGCTGGACGACCAAACACTGTGTGATGGCAGAGACAGCAACCATCACCACCACAACCAGCATCACCACTCTCTGGGAAAGTCAATGGAACACGCCATTTTACCAATCACTGATATGGACAGACAAGCAG CTGATGTTACATTTAGTAATGGCATCACAGAAGGATTTTCTGTCAGAAACGTGTCTGATGTTTTATTCCTGAGCACCAAATCCCCTGCGGATCCAACCATGGTTTTCTTCAGCATGGACTACG GCATGGGCTGGAAAATAACCATGTTGGTTTTAAGCTCTTTGGCTCTCGTCCTGGGAACGGTGATCCTTATTCTCAATGTTTATTCCAATAG GAGGAAGAAGGTGGTGTGTGTTCTGAAGTCGTACACTCCAAGGCCAGAGGCTGGTGTTCCAGGGTCCCCGGTGCCCAATGAGAGAGCTCCCCTAACAGAGCATGCCATGTGCCTCCCGCTCTCCTCCCCTACTTTACAACGAGGAGAAATCCTGATTGAGTGGAAAGATGGCACCGTCACGCCACTCTATGAGGCCTGA